The following are encoded together in the Streptococcus oralis genome:
- a CDS encoding aminoacyl-tRNA deacylase, with protein sequence MAKKVKIKKTLVEQILTKAGIEHTGIQINALEGELPSEYDRTHIFKTLALLGDKTGPIIGIVPITEHLAEKKLAKVSGNKKVSMIPQKDLEKTTGYIHGANNPVGIRQKHNYPIFIDQTALDLDQMIVSAGEVGHSIIIRPQDLASFVKADFADILEENN encoded by the coding sequence ATGGCAAAAAAAGTAAAGATTAAAAAAACTCTTGTCGAGCAAATTTTAACCAAAGCAGGAATTGAGCACACAGGGATTCAAATCAATGCGCTTGAGGGAGAACTTCCTTCGGAATATGATCGAACACATATCTTTAAAACCTTGGCTCTGCTGGGTGATAAGACGGGGCCAATCATCGGAATCGTTCCCATAACAGAACACCTCGCTGAGAAAAAACTAGCAAAGGTTTCTGGTAATAAAAAAGTGAGCATGATTCCACAAAAAGACCTAGAAAAAACGACAGGCTATATTCATGGGGCTAATAACCCCGTCGGCATTCGCCAAAAACACAATTATCCTATTTTTATTGATCAGACTGCTTTGGATTTAGACCAAATGATTGTCTCTGCTGGAGAAGTCGGGCACAGTATCATAATCCGACCTCAAGACTTAGCCAGCTTTGTAAAAGCAGATTTTGCTGACATCTTGGAGGAAAACAACTGA
- a CDS encoding amino acid ABC transporter substrate-binding protein, with amino-acid sequence MKRKKIALVLALFFSFFLTACTQKASDPNQDNWAKYQKQGSITIGFDNTFVPMGFEEKNGQYAGFDIDLAQAVSEKLGIQIKFQPIDWDMKETELQNGTIDAIWNGYTATDERKEKVAFTIPYMENQQVLVSKKSQNIHSIQDMTDKVLGAQAGSSGYLNFEGQPELLKNRVKDQKANQYQSFNEALIDLKNDRIDALLIDRVYANYYLQSEGILSDYNVFSAGFESEAFAVGVRPADKTLLNALNQAFISLYQEGKFQEISQKWFGEDVATSQVKNQE; translated from the coding sequence ATGAAGAGAAAGAAAATTGCCCTTGTACTTGCTCTGTTCTTTAGCTTCTTCCTGACGGCTTGTACTCAGAAGGCAAGTGATCCAAATCAGGATAATTGGGCCAAATATCAAAAACAGGGAAGCATTACCATTGGCTTTGACAATACCTTTGTTCCCATGGGATTTGAGGAAAAGAATGGCCAGTATGCAGGTTTTGATATTGACCTAGCCCAAGCTGTTTCTGAAAAGCTAGGAATTCAGATTAAATTTCAACCTATCGACTGGGATATGAAAGAAACCGAATTACAAAATGGTACCATTGATGCCATCTGGAATGGCTATACAGCTACAGATGAACGGAAAGAGAAGGTTGCTTTTACCATTCCTTACATGGAAAATCAACAAGTTTTGGTCTCTAAAAAGTCTCAAAATATCCACTCAATTCAGGATATGACTGACAAAGTTTTAGGGGCCCAGGCAGGATCTTCTGGCTATTTGAATTTTGAAGGACAACCTGAACTACTCAAGAATCGAGTGAAAGACCAGAAGGCCAATCAATACCAAAGTTTCAATGAAGCCTTGATTGATTTAAAAAATGATCGGATTGATGCTTTGTTGATTGACCGAGTATATGCTAATTATTATCTCCAGTCTGAAGGGATATTAAGTGACTACAATGTCTTTTCAGCTGGATTTGAAAGTGAAGCTTTTGCAGTGGGTGTTAGACCTGCTGATAAAACTTTGCTAAATGCCTTGAACCAAGCCTTTATCTCACTATACCAAGAAGGAAAATTCCAGGAAATCAGCCAGAAGTGGTTTGGCGAAGATGTAGCCACTAGTCAAGTTAAAAATCAAGAATAA
- the macP gene encoding cell wall synthase accessory phosphoprotein MacP, with the protein MGKPLLTDEMIERANRGEKISGPPLKDDEETKILPTSSQHFGYSRSRDHGFSQDTLTIEVEPTIHKSRRIENTKRNVFNSKLNRILFAVILLLILLILAMKLL; encoded by the coding sequence ATGGGAAAACCTTTATTAACAGACGAAATGATTGAACGTGCCAACCGTGGTGAGAAAATATCAGGACCACCTCTTAAAGATGATGAGGAAACAAAGATCCTACCAACGTCTTCACAACATTTTGGTTATTCACGTTCTAGAGACCACGGTTTTAGTCAAGATACCTTAACAATCGAAGTAGAGCCAACGATTCATAAGAGTCGCCGCATTGAGAATACCAAGAGAAATGTTTTTAATTCAAAACTCAATCGCATCTTGTTTGCAGTTATCCTACTTTTGATTTTGTTAATTTTAGCGATGAAACTCTTGTAA
- the glmU gene encoding bifunctional UDP-N-acetylglucosamine diphosphorylase/glucosamine-1-phosphate N-acetyltransferase GlmU, with protein sequence MSNYAIILAAGKGTRMKSDLPKVLHKVAGISMLEHVFRSVGAIQPEKTVTVVGHKAELVEQVLAGQTDFVTQSEQLGTGHAVMMAEPILQNSTGHTLVIAGDTPLITGESLKNLLDFHINHKNVATILTAEASDPFGYGRIVRNDNAEVLRIVEQKDATDFEKQIKEINTGTYVFDNERLFEALKNINTNNAQGEYYITDVIGIFRNAGEKVGAYTLKDFDESLGVNDRVALATAEAVMRRRINQKHMVNGVSFVNPEATYIDIDVEIAPEVQIEANVILKGQTKIGAETILTNGTYIVDSTIGSGAVITNSMIEESSVADGVTVGPYAHIRPGSSLAAQVHIGNFVEVKGSSIGENTKAGHLTYIGNCEVGSNVNFGAGTITVNYDGKNKYKTVIGNNVFVGSNSTIIAPVELGDNSLVGAGSTITKNVPADAIAIGRGRQVNKDEYATRLPHHPKNQ encoded by the coding sequence ATGTCAAATTATGCCATTATTCTAGCAGCGGGTAAAGGTACTCGCATGAAATCAGATCTTCCAAAGGTACTTCATAAAGTAGCTGGAATTTCGATGTTGGAACATGTTTTTCGTAGTGTTGGTGCTATTCAACCTGAAAAAACAGTTACTGTAGTTGGTCACAAGGCAGAGCTAGTTGAGCAAGTATTAGCTGGTCAGACAGACTTTGTTACCCAATCAGAACAACTAGGAACTGGGCATGCTGTCATGATGGCAGAGCCTATTCTCCAAAATAGTACTGGCCACACCTTGGTTATTGCTGGGGATACTCCTCTGATTACAGGTGAAAGCTTGAAAAACCTCTTGGATTTCCATATCAATCACAAAAATGTGGCGACGATTTTAACAGCTGAAGCTTCTGATCCTTTTGGGTATGGTCGTATCGTCCGTAACGATAATGCTGAGGTTCTTCGTATTGTTGAGCAGAAAGATGCCACAGACTTTGAAAAACAAATCAAGGAAATCAATACAGGAACTTATGTATTTGACAATGAACGTCTTTTTGAAGCCCTTAAAAACATCAACACCAACAATGCCCAAGGTGAGTACTATATTACTGACGTGATTGGTATTTTCCGTAATGCGGGTGAGAAGGTTGGGGCCTATACTCTCAAGGATTTTGATGAAAGCCTCGGGGTAAATGACCGTGTAGCTCTTGCGACTGCAGAAGCAGTTATGCGTCGCCGTATCAACCAAAAGCATATGGTTAATGGTGTTAGCTTTGTCAATCCTGAAGCAACTTACATCGACATTGATGTTGAGATTGCTCCCGAAGTCCAAATCGAAGCCAACGTTATCTTAAAAGGTCAAACGAAGATTGGTGCGGAGACTATTTTAACAAATGGAACTTATATTGTAGATAGCACCATTGGATCTGGAGCTGTGATTACCAACTCTATGATTGAGGAAAGTAGTGTTGCGGACGGTGTGACAGTTGGTCCTTATGCCCATATTCGTCCAGGTTCAAGTCTGGCTGCTCAAGTTCACATTGGAAATTTTGTTGAAGTAAAAGGATCTTCAATCGGTGAAAATACCAAGGCGGGTCATTTGACTTATATTGGAAATTGTGAAGTGGGTAGCAACGTTAATTTCGGTGCAGGAACTATTACAGTCAACTACGATGGCAAAAATAAATACAAAACTGTCATTGGCAATAATGTCTTTGTTGGATCAAACTCAACTATTATTGCTCCTGTAGAACTTGGGGATAATTCTCTGGTTGGAGCGGGTTCAACCATTACCAAGAATGTTCCTGCTGATGCCATTGCTATCGGCCGTGGACGTCAGGTCAACAAAGATGAATATGCGACTCGCCTCCCTCATCATCCCAAGAACCAGTAG
- a CDS encoding 5'-methylthioadenosine/adenosylhomocysteine nucleosidase: MKIGIIAAMPEELVYLTQNLDKAQEVQVLGNTYYTGSVGNTEVVLVQSGIGKVMSAMSVAILADHFQVEAIINTGSAGALAEGIAVGDVVIADRLAYHDVDVTAFGYAYGQMAGQPLYFESDKKFIARIKENLSQLEQNWHLGLIATGDSFIAGDDKITSIKSHFPDVLAVEMEGAAIAQATQALGLPFLVIRAMSDNANHEASISFDEFIIEAGRRSAQVLLAFLKALD; this comes from the coding sequence ATGAAAATTGGAATCATTGCTGCCATGCCAGAAGAACTCGTATATTTGACTCAGAATTTGGACAAAGCTCAAGAAGTTCAGGTCTTGGGAAATACCTACTACACAGGCTCTGTTGGCAATACTGAAGTCGTTCTAGTTCAGAGTGGGATTGGAAAGGTCATGTCGGCTATGAGTGTAGCTATTCTAGCTGACCATTTTCAGGTAGAAGCTATCATCAATACAGGATCAGCAGGTGCTCTTGCCGAAGGGATTGCTGTTGGTGATGTCGTGATTGCAGATAGACTAGCTTACCATGATGTGGATGTGACTGCTTTTGGTTATGCTTATGGCCAAATGGCTGGTCAACCTCTTTACTTTGAATCAGATAAGAAATTTATCGCTAGGATTAAAGAAAACTTATCTCAGTTAGAACAGAACTGGCACCTAGGCTTGATTGCTACAGGAGATAGCTTTATAGCTGGGGATGATAAGATTACTAGTATCAAATCCCACTTCCCTGATGTTTTAGCAGTTGAAATGGAAGGGGCTGCCATTGCACAAGCAACTCAGGCTCTTGGCCTACCTTTCCTAGTCATTCGTGCCATGAGTGACAATGCTAATCACGAAGCCTCTATCTCTTTTGATGAGTTTATTATCGAAGCTGGACGTCGTTCTGCCCAAGTCTTACTAGCCTTTTTAAAGGCTTTAGATTAA
- a CDS encoding NUDIX hydrolase, producing MEFEEKTISRKEIYQGPIFKLVQDQVELPEGKGTAQRDLIFHNGAVCVLAVTAEDKIVLVKQYRKAIEAVSYEIPAGKLEVGENADPMAAALRELEEEVAYTAKLELLYDFYSAIGFCNEKLKLYLGSDLVKVENPRPQDDAETLEVLEVSLEEAKNLIQSGHICDAKTIMAIQYWELQKK from the coding sequence ATGGAATTTGAAGAAAAAACGATTAGTCGGAAGGAAATCTATCAAGGTCCTATTTTCAAACTAGTTCAAGATCAGGTGGAACTGCCAGAAGGAAAGGGTACTGCCCAACGTGATTTGATTTTTCACAATGGAGCTGTTTGTGTTCTAGCTGTGACAGCGGAGGACAAAATCGTTCTCGTTAAGCAATACCGAAAGGCTATCGAGGCGGTTTCTTATGAGATTCCTGCAGGTAAACTTGAAGTTGGTGAAAATGCTGATCCAATGGCGGCGGCCCTTCGTGAATTGGAAGAAGAAGTTGCCTACACAGCTAAGTTAGAACTGTTGTACGATTTCTATTCTGCGATTGGATTTTGTAATGAAAAACTAAAACTCTACCTCGGTAGTGATTTGGTCAAGGTGGAAAATCCTCGCCCACAAGATGATGCTGAAACTTTGGAAGTTTTAGAAGTAAGCCTAGAGGAAGCCAAGAACCTGATCCAGTCAGGTCATATCTGTGATGCCAAGACCATTATGGCTATCCAGTACTGGGAACTACAAAAGAAATAG
- a CDS encoding 3'-5' exonuclease produces the protein MEKLRDYIAFDLEFNQHEGVTHLIQVSAVHFQDGQECAAFDSYVYTTAPLKSFINGLTGITAETLKDAPKVEQVLKDFQEFVGDLPIVGYNAAKSDLPILLEHGIDYRDQYKVDLYEEAFERRSSDLHGIANLKLQTVANFLGFHGKSHNSLEDARMTARVYEAFLEADEGKLLIEDQSSFSMNNPFGGLDLSQFLD, from the coding sequence ATGGAAAAATTAAGAGATTATATCGCCTTTGATTTGGAATTCAATCAACACGAGGGGGTTACCCATTTAATTCAAGTATCAGCAGTCCATTTTCAAGATGGGCAAGAATGTGCTGCTTTTGACTCTTATGTTTATACTACAGCCCCATTGAAGAGTTTTATCAATGGTTTGACTGGAATCACAGCTGAAACCTTGAAAGATGCGCCAAAGGTAGAACAAGTTTTAAAGGACTTTCAAGAATTTGTTGGCGACTTACCTATTGTTGGTTACAATGCGGCTAAGAGTGATTTGCCTATTCTTTTGGAGCATGGTATTGATTATCGTGACCAGTATAAGGTTGATCTATATGAGGAGGCTTTTGAACGCCGTAGTTCTGATCTACACGGCATAGCCAATCTTAAATTACAAACTGTAGCGAATTTTTTAGGCTTTCACGGGAAGTCTCATAATAGTTTAGAGGACGCCCGCATGACGGCGCGTGTTTACGAAGCTTTTTTGGAAGCGGATGAAGGAAAGCTATTAATAGAAGACCAGAGTAGTTTTTCGATGAATAATCCTTTCGGTGGCTTAGATTTATCCCAATTTTTAGACTAG
- a CDS encoding amino acid ABC transporter ATP-binding protein — protein sequence MLELRNINKAFAGKQILTNFSLSIPEKQILAIVGPSGGGKTTLLRMLAGLETIDSGEIYYNGVSLAIDELEKRNLLGFVFQDFQLFPHLSVLDNLTLSPIKTMSMEKEIAEKKARGLLEQLGLAGHADAFPFSLSGGQKQRVALARAMMINPEIIGYDEPTSALDPELRLEVEKLILQNKERGMTQIVVTHDLQFAENIADQILKVDPK from the coding sequence ATGTTAGAATTACGAAACATCAACAAGGCCTTTGCTGGCAAACAAATCTTAACCAACTTTAGCCTATCTATTCCTGAAAAGCAAATCCTCGCAATCGTAGGTCCATCAGGAGGAGGCAAGACCACCTTGTTACGTATGCTAGCTGGATTGGAAACCATTGATTCTGGGGAAATCTACTATAACGGCGTATCGCTAGCTATAGACGAACTAGAAAAGCGCAATCTTCTAGGATTTGTTTTCCAAGATTTTCAACTCTTTCCGCATTTGTCAGTTCTAGATAACTTAACCTTGTCGCCCATAAAAACGATGAGCATGGAGAAGGAAATTGCTGAGAAGAAGGCGCGTGGTTTGTTAGAACAACTTGGGTTAGCTGGGCATGCAGATGCCTTCCCTTTCTCACTTTCAGGTGGACAAAAACAACGGGTGGCCTTAGCACGCGCTATGATGATAAACCCAGAAATTATTGGATATGATGAGCCTACATCAGCCTTAGACCCAGAATTGCGATTAGAAGTAGAAAAACTTATCCTTCAAAATAAAGAGCGTGGGATGACTCAGATTGTTGTGACTCACGATCTTCAGTTTGCGGAAAATATTGCTGATCAGATCCTTAAGGTTGATCCAAAGTAG
- a CDS encoding histidine phosphatase family protein — MKLYFVRHGRTVWNLEGRFQGASGDSPLLPESIDVLKQLGQHLKEIHFDTIYSSDLPRAVKSAEIIQSQLQSPCPLKSIPDLREWHLGKLEGLKITTLNAIYPQQIKAFRSNLAQFDTRMFEAESLYSTTQRTIQFIKSLKESPAERILIVGHGANLTASLRTLLGYKEAHLRKDGGLANASLTVLETDDFETFTLERWNDTSYQEK; from the coding sequence ATGAAACTCTATTTTGTCCGTCATGGTCGGACTGTCTGGAATCTTGAAGGACGTTTTCAAGGTGCTAGCGGCGACTCTCCCCTTCTTCCAGAGTCCATTGACGTTTTAAAACAACTGGGTCAACATCTCAAGGAAATCCATTTTGATACGATTTATTCTAGTGATTTACCCAGAGCGGTCAAATCTGCTGAAATTATCCAGAGTCAACTCCAATCCCCTTGTCCTTTAAAAAGCATTCCTGACCTGCGTGAATGGCATCTTGGGAAACTTGAAGGTTTAAAAATCACAACTCTCAATGCCATCTACCCACAACAAATCAAGGCCTTTCGCTCTAATCTGGCTCAGTTTGATACGAGGATGTTTGAAGCCGAATCTCTCTACTCTACGACTCAGCGAACCATTCAGTTTATCAAATCTCTGAAAGAAAGCCCGGCTGAAAGAATTTTGATTGTCGGGCATGGGGCAAATCTCACTGCTAGCCTACGCACTCTCTTAGGCTATAAAGAGGCTCACCTTCGCAAAGATGGAGGCTTGGCCAATGCTAGTCTGACAGTTTTAGAGACCGATGATTTTGAAACCTTCACTCTGGAAAGATGGAATGACACTTCCTATCAAGAAAAATAA
- the rocS gene encoding chromosome segregation protein RocS has product MSIKMTVSEIAEVLGLSRQAINNRVKELPEEDTKKNDKGVTVVTRSGLIKLEEIYKKTIFEDEPVSDDVKQRELMEILVDEKNAEILRLYEQLKAKDRQLSEKDEQMRIKDRQIAEKDKQLDQQQQLTLQAMKDQETLKLELDQAKEEVQATKKGFFARLFGGK; this is encoded by the coding sequence ATGAGTATTAAAATGACCGTCAGTGAGATTGCAGAGGTCTTAGGACTATCCCGTCAAGCAATCAACAATCGTGTCAAAGAACTTCCAGAAGAGGACACGAAAAAAAATGACAAAGGTGTAACTGTAGTTACTCGAAGTGGCTTGATCAAGCTAGAGGAAATCTACAAAAAAACGATTTTTGAAGATGAACCAGTCAGTGATGATGTTAAACAACGTGAACTGATGGAAATCTTGGTCGATGAGAAAAATGCTGAAATTCTTCGTTTGTACGAGCAGCTCAAGGCAAAAGACCGCCAGTTATCAGAAAAAGATGAACAGATGCGTATCAAAGACCGACAGATTGCTGAAAAGGACAAACAGTTGGACCAACAGCAACAGTTAACTCTTCAAGCGATGAAGGATCAAGAAACCTTGAAACTCGAGTTGGACCAAGCAAAAGAAGAAGTCCAAGCAACCAAAAAAGGCTTTTTTGCTCGCCTTTTTGGAGGAAAATAA
- a CDS encoding glycoside hydrolase family 25 protein, which produces MRKKIHPAIIFTLFTIFIAILILNRPTYEDHPVKSKPNAIQVENQALHNLDKPIIDVSGWQRPEEINYDTLSQNISGVIVRVHNGAQHTEKNDAAYANGIDKAYKSHITEFQKRNVPVGVYAYLASPSKEEMEKAAEVFYNAASPYNPSYYWLDVEEKTMSDMNEGVEAFRAKLESLGAKNIGIYIGVYFMQEHSINTDKFTAIWIPSYGTDSGYFETTPNTSLDYDLHQYTSKGRIAGFEHHLDINLISTLKEKEETFRKLFLRP; this is translated from the coding sequence ATGAGAAAAAAGATTCATCCAGCTATTATTTTTACTTTATTTACTATATTTATAGCTATTTTGATCCTCAATAGACCAACTTATGAAGACCATCCTGTCAAGTCAAAACCCAATGCAATCCAGGTTGAAAATCAGGCCTTGCATAATCTTGACAAACCTATTATTGACGTCTCTGGCTGGCAAAGACCTGAGGAAATCAACTACGATACCTTATCTCAAAATATTTCAGGTGTTATTGTTCGCGTCCACAATGGGGCTCAACATACTGAAAAAAATGATGCCGCTTATGCCAATGGTATTGATAAAGCCTATAAAAGTCATATTACAGAATTTCAAAAGCGTAATGTCCCAGTTGGAGTCTATGCCTATCTAGCTAGCCCCAGCAAGGAAGAAATGGAAAAAGCCGCTGAAGTTTTCTATAATGCTGCTTCTCCATACAACCCTAGTTACTATTGGCTCGATGTTGAAGAAAAAACAATGTCCGATATGAACGAAGGTGTTGAGGCCTTTCGTGCTAAACTGGAATCTTTAGGTGCTAAAAACATCGGCATCTATATTGGAGTTTACTTCATGCAAGAACACAGTATCAATACAGATAAGTTTACTGCTATTTGGATTCCTTCCTACGGGACAGACTCTGGTTACTTTGAAACAACACCCAATACCAGTTTAGACTACGACCTCCATCAGTATACTTCAAAAGGAAGAATTGCTGGATTTGAGCATCATTTAGATATTAATCTCATTTCTACCTTGAAGGAAAAAGAAGAAACCTTCAGAAAACTATTTTTAAGACCATAA
- a CDS encoding amino acid ABC transporter permease, with protein MSYMFEILPSLLNGASMTLQVFALVLIFSIPLGIVVAFALQVRWKPLHYLIDLYIWVMRGTPLLLQLIFIYYVLPSIGIRLDRLPAAVIAFVLNYAAYFAEIFRGGIETIPKGQYEAAKVLKFSPFATVRYIILPQVTKIVLPSVFNEIMSLVKDTSLVYALGISDLILASRTAANRDASLVPMFLAGAIYLIMIGLVTIVAKKLEKKYSYYR; from the coding sequence ATGTCTTATATGTTTGAGATATTACCAAGTTTATTGAACGGTGCAAGTATGACTCTTCAAGTCTTTGCTCTGGTCTTGATCTTTTCAATTCCTTTAGGTATTGTCGTTGCCTTTGCTTTACAAGTCCGCTGGAAACCCCTCCATTATCTGATTGACCTTTATATTTGGGTGATGCGAGGAACTCCCTTGCTCTTGCAATTAATCTTTATTTACTATGTTCTCCCTAGCATTGGGATACGTTTAGATCGTTTGCCTGCTGCTGTGATCGCTTTTGTATTGAACTATGCAGCCTACTTTGCTGAAATCTTTCGTGGTGGGATTGAAACCATTCCTAAAGGGCAGTATGAGGCTGCAAAAGTGTTAAAATTTAGCCCCTTTGCTACAGTTCGCTATATCATCCTTCCTCAAGTGACAAAGATTGTCTTACCGAGTGTTTTTAATGAAATTATGAGTTTGGTCAAGGATACTTCTTTGGTTTATGCCCTTGGGATCTCAGATTTGATTTTAGCTAGTCGGACAGCAGCCAATCGAGACGCCAGTCTTGTTCCTATGTTTTTAGCTGGAGCGATTTATTTGATTATGATTGGTCTCGTAACTATTGTAGCGAAAAAACTTGAGAAGAAGTACAGTTATTACAGATAG
- a CDS encoding DUF368 domain-containing protein codes for MFSWIARVIKGIVIALGFILPGISGGVLAAILGIYERMISFLAHPFKDFKNNVLYFIPVAIGMLLGIGLFSYPIEYLLENYQVYVLWSFAGAIIGTVPSLLKESTRESDRDKIDLVWFWTTFILSGLGLYALNFVVGSLSASFASFILAGALLALGVLVPGLSPSNLLLILGLYAPMLTGFKTFDLFGTFLPIGIGAGATLIIFSKLMDHALNNHHSRVYHFIIGIVLSSTLLILIPNAGSAESIQYTGLSIVSYVLIAFFFALGIWLGIWMSQLEDKYK; via the coding sequence ATGTTTTCATGGATTGCAAGAGTTATTAAAGGAATCGTCATCGCCTTAGGATTTATCCTACCAGGAATTTCTGGCGGTGTTTTAGCAGCTATTTTGGGAATTTACGAGCGAATGATTAGCTTTCTGGCTCATCCCTTTAAGGATTTTAAAAATAATGTCCTATACTTTATCCCAGTAGCAATCGGGATGTTGCTAGGCATTGGTTTGTTTTCTTATCCAATCGAGTATCTGCTTGAAAATTACCAAGTATATGTTTTATGGAGTTTTGCTGGAGCTATCATCGGTACGGTTCCTAGCCTCCTTAAAGAATCTACTCGAGAATCTGATCGTGACAAGATTGACCTAGTCTGGTTCTGGACTACCTTTATCCTTTCAGGCCTAGGGCTCTACGCGCTAAACTTTGTTGTTGGTTCTCTCAGTGCTAGTTTCGCTAGTTTTATCTTAGCGGGTGCTCTTTTAGCTCTAGGTGTCTTGGTGCCTGGTTTAAGTCCGTCAAATCTACTCTTGATTTTAGGGCTGTACGCTCCAATGCTAACTGGTTTTAAGACCTTTGATTTATTCGGTACTTTCCTTCCTATCGGAATTGGTGCAGGTGCAACTCTTATTATCTTTTCAAAATTAATGGACCATGCCTTAAACAACCACCACTCCCGTGTTTATCACTTTATTATTGGAATTGTGCTATCAAGCACCCTCTTGATTTTGATTCCAAATGCTGGAAGTGCTGAAAGTATCCAATACACTGGACTTTCTATCGTGAGTTATGTTCTCATCGCCTTCTTCTTTGCACTTGGCATTTGGCTTGGTATCTGGATGAGTCAATTGGAGGATAAGTATAAATAA
- the lysS gene encoding lysine--tRNA ligase, producing MSTEHMEELNDQQIVRREKMAALREQGIDPFGKRFERTANSQELKDKFAELDKEQLHELNETATIAGRLVTKRGKGKVGFAHLQDREGQIQIYVRKDEVGEENYEIFKKADLGDFLGVEGEVMRTDMGELSIKATHITHLSKALRPLPEKFHGLTDVETIYRKRYLDLISNRESFERFVTRSKIISEIRRYLDQKGFLEVETPVLHNEAGGAAARPFITHHNAQNIDMVLRIATELHLKRLIVGGMERVYEIGRIFRNEGMDATHNPEFTSIEVYQAYADFQDIMDLTEGIIQHAAKAVKGDGPVNYQGTEIKINEPFKRVHMVDAIKEITGVDFWQDMTFEEAKAIAAEKKVPVEKHYTEVGHIINAFFEEFVEETLIQPTFVYGHPVAVSPLAKKNPEDERFTDRFELFIMTKEYGNAFTELNDPIDQLSRFETQAKAKELGDDEATGIDYDYIEALEYGMPPTGGLGIGIDRLCMLLTDTTTIRDVLLFPTMK from the coding sequence ATGTCTACAGAACATATGGAAGAACTAAATGACCAGCAGATCGTTCGCCGTGAAAAAATGGCTGCGCTCCGTGAACAAGGAATCGATCCCTTCGGAAAACGTTTTGAACGTACTGCTAACTCTCAAGAACTAAAAGATAAATTTGCAGAACTCGATAAAGAACAATTACATGAATTAAATGAAACTGCTACTATCGCTGGACGCTTAGTAACTAAACGTGGAAAAGGAAAAGTTGGCTTTGCCCATCTTCAAGACCGCGAAGGTCAAATTCAGATTTACGTTCGTAAAGATGAAGTTGGTGAAGAAAACTACGAAATCTTCAAAAAGGCTGACCTCGGTGACTTCCTTGGTGTCGAAGGTGAAGTCATGCGTACAGATATGGGAGAACTTTCTATCAAGGCAACTCACATCACACACTTGTCTAAAGCACTTCGCCCGCTTCCTGAGAAATTCCACGGTTTGACTGACGTTGAAACAATTTATCGTAAACGTTACCTTGACTTGATTTCTAACCGTGAAAGCTTTGAACGCTTTGTCACTCGTTCAAAAATCATCTCTGAAATCCGTCGTTATCTAGACCAAAAAGGTTTCCTTGAAGTGGAAACACCTGTTCTTCATAATGAAGCCGGTGGTGCTGCTGCTCGTCCATTTATCACCCACCACAATGCACAGAACATTGACATGGTGCTTCGTATCGCGACCGAGCTTCACTTGAAACGCCTTATCGTTGGTGGTATGGAACGTGTTTATGAAATTGGCCGTATCTTCCGTAACGAAGGAATGGATGCTACTCATAACCCTGAATTCACTTCTATCGAAGTTTACCAAGCTTATGCAGACTTCCAAGATATCATGGACTTAACTGAAGGTATTATCCAACACGCTGCTAAGGCAGTTAAGGGGGATGGTCCAGTTAACTACCAGGGCACTGAAATTAAGATCAACGAACCATTTAAACGTGTTCACATGGTGGATGCTATCAAAGAAATTACTGGTGTAGATTTCTGGCAAGACATGACTTTCGAGGAAGCTAAAGCTATCGCTGCTGAGAAGAAAGTTCCAGTTGAGAAACACTACACTGAAGTTGGTCACATTATCAATGCCTTCTTTGAAGAATTTGTCGAAGAAACCTTGATCCAACCAACCTTTGTCTATGGACATCCAGTAGCAGTATCTCCACTCGCTAAGAAAAATCCTGAAGACGAACGCTTTACTGACCGTTTCGAGCTCTTTATCATGACTAAGGAGTACGGTAATGCCTTTACTGAGTTGAACGACCCAATCGACCAACTTAGCCGTTTCGAAACCCAAGCTAAAGCCAAAGAACTTGGTGACGATGAAGCAACAGGCATCGACTACGACTACATTGAGGCTCTTGAATACGGTATGCCACCAACAGGTGGTTTGGGTATCGGTATCGACCGTCTCTGCATGCTCCTCACTGATACAACCACTATCCGTGATGTATTGCTCTTCCCAACAATGAAATAA